CCTCGCTCGATCCCTCGTCGGCGGATTCCGTTTCGGGAGAACCTTCGGTGCCCGGAGGAAGAACAAGAGGGTGCTTCTCCAAAAGACTCAGGCGCGCGTGCTCTTTGCGGGCCTGCGGCGGCTCGGAGAAGGAAAAATTCTTGAAGCACATCCTGAGGCTGGACAAGGAGTCGTTGTCCGCCAATCCCAGATCGGTCGCCAGCCATTTCCCGTCTAGCTCCTGGTAGGCTTTCACCGCCATGGTCTTCAAACGTTCCCCGTGGGTCCCGTAGAAAACCAAGCTCTTGACCAACACCGGGCTCTTGGATAATTCCACATCCAAGCGGCTGTAAAACGATTGGTACAGAGGCTTCAGCACTATGCTGATTTGATAGGTGGAATCGGTGATACGTAGGCTTTTGCAGGCGGAAAATTCCAAGAAGAAATCCGCCGGCAACTTGAGCATGTCTTCATAGGTGAGCAAGGTGCCGAACACGCCCTTCTTCCATTGCCGGTTGGCGATGCGCCGCACGCGATGCGTTTCTTCGTCCGTGATCCACTGTTCCTTGCCGAAATTCAGGCTCTTGTATTCGAACGCCTTGCGCGCCCCGGTAAGACAAAGCTTGCGCTCACCCAAATCGTCGGCGAACTCGGCGTAGCCTGCCAAGGAATCCTTGCCCGAAGTGAAATCGTCATGAACCATTTCCACCGTGGCCTGATACCGGCCATGGAATTGGTTTTCCAAAGCCTGAGTCAGAAGGGGACGTGCGATTTCATCCTGGCTCGTTCCGGCCGGCTCCGCGAAGGCCGAGCCGGTCCCTGTGATAGAGACGAATAGGATAAAGACTTTTAAATAGCGGATTGGCAGCATGCGAAATTCCAAATCTCGGGTAAACCGGGTCGCCGTTCCCTAAATTATATAATTCGGCACCCATCAGAAACCGCTATCCCGGTCGCAAAAAAGCCCGCAGATCCGCTATCTACGGGCTTTAACTCCAAGTGACGGGCGGCATGTAAGCGCTTGATCGAATGTATCCTTGCGCGCGGCCGAATTTCCGAGCCTCTCCAAGCCGGCTGAGGAGTGAGGAAGGCCATCTTTCCATGGCCTTCCTTTCCTGAATCTCACTCACCCTGGGCCGTAACCTCGATATTGTCCCAGGACTCGTCGGCGGGATTGCTGGATAGGCCCTTGCCGGCCTTCGTATCCGCCTGGCCCGCGGCCAAAGTCTGCCGGATCTTGAGTTCGATCTCCTCGGCCATGGCCCGGTTTTCCTTGAGAAAATCCCTGGCCTTCTCGCGGCCTTGACCGATGCGTTCCTTCCCGTAGGAGAACCAAGTCCCGCTCTTCTGCACGATCTCCATCTCCGTGGCCAAATCCAGAAGGCTGCCCTCGCGGGAGATACCGGTGCCGTAAAGGATGTCGAATTCGCATTGCTTGAAGGGCGCGGCCACCTTGTTCTTCACCACCTTCACCTTGGTACGGCTGCCGATCACCTCTTCCCCTTCCTTGAGGGAAGCGATCTTGCGGATATCCAGGCGCACCGAGGCGTAGAACTTCAAGGCGTTACCGCCGGTGGTGGTCTCCGGATTGCCGAACATCACGCCGATTTTCATGCGCAATTGGTTGATGAAGATAAGGCAGCAATGGGAGCGGTTCAGGATGCCGGTGAGCTTGCGAAGGGCTTGGGACATGAGGCGGGCCTGAAGCCCCATATGGGAATCGCCCATTTCGCCGTTGATTTCGGCCGCCGGCACCAAGGCCGCCACCGAATCAACCACGATCAGATCGATGGCTCCGCTACGGACCAAGGTTTCGCAAATGTCGAGGGCCTGCTCGCCGGTATCGGGCTGGGAGACCAACAGGTTATCGATATCCACGCCCAGTTTACGGGCGTATTGCGCGTCGAAGGCATGCTCGGCATCGATGAAGGCCGCCACGCCGCCGGCACGTTGAGCTTCCGCAATAGCGTGCAGGGTGAGGGTGGTCTTGCCCGAGGATTCCGGTCCAAAAATCTCGACGACGCGCCCCTTAGGTAGCCCGCCTATCCCAAGGCACATATCCAGCTGGATGCAGCCAGTGCTAATGGTCGGGATATCCATGGTCTCCTGGCTACCCAAGGTCATAATTGAACCCTTGCCGTGGTTCTTCTCGATTTGGGCCACGGCAGCGTCCAAAGCCCGCTTCTTGTTGGCGGTTTCTTCGGAAACGGGGGGAGAGGATTTTTTACTGGACATCATGAACTCCTTCTGGAAGGGAGGTGGAAAAGGCGCAGGTGGCCTTTGGGGAATATTTTAGAATATACTGCACATACGTGCAAGGGCATTTTTGGGTAGACGTGATGCTCATACCAGTTGTCCTGAGATCAAGAGCCGGAGTTGATTGAGCGCCCAATAAGCCGAGCGCCAGCGGATGGAATTCCGGTCGCCACGCAGCTTCACCAGGCGGGCATGGGCCCGCTCCTTGGAGGCGACGGCGATCCAAACGGTTCCCACAGACTTCTCCGGGGTACCTCCGGTGGGCCCGGCCACGCCGGTGACCGCGGCCGCGAAATCGGCGCCGGACCGCTCCCGACAGCCACGGGCCATGGCGAGGGCGGTCGCCTCCGAGACCGCGCCATGGGCGGCCAAGATGGCGGGATCGACCCCGAGCAAGTCGGTCTTGGCTTGATTGGAATAGGTGAGATAGCCCTGCCGGAAAACCTCGGAACTGCCCGAAGTTTCCGTAATCAAGAAACCCAGTCCCCCGCCGGTGCAGGATTCGGCTACGGACACCGTGGCTCCCTTGGCCTTGAGGGCGGACACCACGGCCTCGGGAAGGCTGAGGCCTCCCGCATCCACCAGGGATTCCCGCGGAATGGCCGCCAGCATGGAGGCCCAAGCCGCATCGAGCTCGGCGGCGCGTTGTTCCCGCTCCGCAGGAGAGCATAGGACGGAGAGACCCAAGTGCACGCCCCGCTCTTGGGGTAGACTCGAGAAGCGGAAACCCGCAGGCCAAGCGAGGGAAGCGAAAGCTTCGCGCTGCGCGCCTTCGGACCAAGCCCAGGTCCAGGCCTTTTTTTCGAGCAGGATCGAATCCCCGGTAAGGCCGGGAAGCACATGGAGACGGAACATGGCGTCCAGCTCGGCGGGAACTCCCGGGAAGGAATAAGCCGGAATGCCGTTGACTTCGAAGGCGAAGCCGCAGGCCGTACCCGCGGGGTTACGTAACGGGCGCGTTCCGTCCGGGACGAAAGCCTGGTTACGCTGCCCATCGGACAGCATCGGTTTCGGGCGGCCCACGAAAGCGGCCATCCCCCCGAGGAACTCCTCCAGCCAGGCCAGGGCTTCGGCGCTTTCGCGCAAGGGCTTGCCCAACCACGCCGCCACCGCCTGCCGGGTGAGATCATCGCGTGTCGGCCCCAGGCCGCCGGTGAGGATCAAGAGATCCGCGGGCGAAGGGGCATGCCGCCCAGAGGCCAAGTCCAAGGCGCGGCCGATATCCTCTTCATCGTCCGCGACGACCAGCGAGAAGGCCACGGCATGGCCCAAGGGCGACACGATGCGGGAAAGATCGAATTGATTGGTATTCAGGATCTTGCCGCCGAGCAGTTCGTCCCCGATATTGATTACGCCGATTCGCATGGAAGAAATATACCCTACCGCCGGGGACAGGAAGTGGCCCAGATGCGGACGCCGGCGTGCGGCCCATCCCGACGAAGGCGATATCGCGTCACGCGAAGTTGCTACCTTTGCTTCCCAAGCCGATGTGGTCCAAGGCATTGCTCAGAACCTTACCCGCACTTGCGGCCCTCGGGATCGCCCTCGCGTCCATCTGCGCGCGTCCGGCGGAGGCGCAAACCCATAGCGGCATCCCGGAAATCGACTCCCTGCCTTTAAAGGATTGGGGAGGGCCGGACCATCCTCTCCCCTACGGCAAAATCATGATCTTGTCGGCCCTGGTTCCCGGTGCCGGGCAGATTTACGGAAACCATCCCGTGCGGGGCGGCTTCCTGATCGGAATGGAAACCTTGTTGGCCGGCCTTTCGATTTATTCGAACCTGGTGGATATCCCGCATTGGCGCAATCAGGCCAACGATGCCTTGGACCAGGCCGATCTGTTGTTCCTACGGCAAAGCCTGGAGCCCGACAGCGTCGCGGCCTTGGAAGGCCAGCGCCGGAAGCAAATCGCCTTCGCCCGGGATCGCGTGCGCCTGGCCGCGCAGCAACAGGACCTGGCCAATTCCGAATTCGCCTGGGCCATCGGGCTGCACGCTTACGGAATCCTGGATGCGGGGGAGATCGCCTGGCGTAGCCAGCATCGCGATACCGAGCCCCGTTCGGTGCGCCGGGCCATGGCTTGGGGAATGCTCTTCCCCGGTGGCGGCCAACTCTACAATCATCGTTACGGCAAGTTCGGCATGCTTTGGATGACGCTGGGGGCCAGCACGGTTTCCGCCTGGTCGCGGCAGGAAATGGTGGACCTTTTCAATCGCCGCATCGCCATCGCGCGCAGCGAGCAGCCCGCGGGTTCGGAAACCCTGACGGACATGGAGAAGGATAGGACCTTGTACCGCAAGCGGCGTAACCAATATTATTGGGGCATGGCCCTGTTCTACGTTTACGGGGTCCTGGACGGGATGGTGGATGCGGCTCTATCCGATTTCGACGCGCCCGCCAAATTCGCCGTCGCGCCTTCGCCCGATGGCGGATTGGCGGTTTCCTGGCAAGTGCCTTTCTGAAGGATCCTTTTATATCCCATCTTCGCTCGTGGCCTTCCGCCATCTCGCGAGGAACGCCTCCCATTCCTTCTTCGCGTACTCCAATCCCTCCCCCGGGTTAGGCGCTGTTCGCACGTATTCGTCCAGGCACTCGGCGAGGGTCGGAGGTTCGAGATGGCGTATCCAGCGATCGAGGCGGAAATCGAAATACAGCTCGCGATGATCGAGCGGCCATCCCGGCGGGAGCTTTTCCGCCAAGCGGCCCATGAGAGCCGCCGGAAAGCCGGCTTCGGCAAGGGGCAAAAGGAAAGCCGCCCCCGAGGGACCGTCCCAGGCTTTACCCAGGGACCGCAGGACGGATTCCAAAGCCTCCGCTTGGGGCGGAGAAAGGCGCTGGAGCCGGGACTTCGGATCGGAATCGTCCAGGCGGAAAGGTTTGCCCATGTCGGCCAGCATAGCATGGGCGGGGACCGAGTGGCCAGGTCCCGAGAGTGGACGAGGTAAAAACGAAAAGGCCCCGGGGAGGTTTCCCCGAGGCCTGCGCAAACCGACTGGAAACGTTTATGGGCCGGCGGTGAGGGGCTTTTCCCTCACTAGTACCATACTGTTCGCGTCCAGGGCCAATTTGGTGGGATCGATCTTTTCGCCAAGGAAAATGAACAAATGGGCGACATTGCCCGCTTCGCCGGCGATGAACACGTTCCCCTCGACATGCAGCGAGGCGCTATCCAAGCGGACCGCCGTTATCCCCTGCAGGGTGCGCATGTCCGCTTTCCAGCTCCGCTGGGTCATGACGGTCTCTAGGTTCGCCTGAGTCCCCGTATAGGCCGGCGGAGGAAGGGTATCCGCCGGAGGGGGATTGTTCACGACATGGGTGGTGTCCGTCGGCGGATTGTTGTTGGGCTGTTGATCGGGATTCGCCGCCATGGGGTAATTGTCCCGGATGGCCAGCTTCAGCTTATCCGACGGATCCGCGAAGAGGACGTATTTGCTGGCCCCGGCTTTGTCGTAAACGAAGACGTACTGCAAAATCGGATCCTTGATCAGGGACAACGGGTTCACTTCCACGCGGAAATACGCGCCTGTGGAATCCTTGACCACGCCGATGAAGTTGGCGGAAGCGACGAGAGCGGCCTTTACGAGATCCAGGCTACCCATGTAGGGCTGGGGCTGTCCGCCCGGGGGGGGCTGGGTGCAATTCGCCGTGGCCGGATCGCAGGGCTGGGTGCAGTTGGTCCTAGTCGGATCGCAGGGCTGGTTGCAAGTGGTCTTGGTCGGATCACAAGGCTGCGTACAGGTTGCCTTGGTCGGGTCGCAGGGCTGGGGGCAAGTGGTCTTAGTCGGATCGCAAGGCTGCGTACAGGTTGCCTTGGTCGGGTCGCAGGGCTGGTTGCAGGGACCCTTGGTGGAATCGCACGGCGGATTCTGCACTATGGGATTGGTGGCCGGGCATTGCGTTCCGGGCTTGCCGTAGTCCAGCGAAATCGGGCGCATTTCGACGATGGGTACGATGCTGTGGACATCGCCGTA
The Fibrobacterota bacterium genome window above contains:
- a CDS encoding outer membrane lipoprotein-sorting protein; amino-acid sequence: MLPIRYLKVFILFVSITGTGSAFAEPAGTSQDEIARPLLTQALENQFHGRYQATVEMVHDDFTSGKDSLAGYAEFADDLGERKLCLTGARKAFEYKSLNFGKEQWITDEETHRVRRIANRQWKKGVFGTLLTYEDMLKLPADFFLEFSACKSLRITDSTYQISIVLKPLYQSFYSRLDVELSKSPVLVKSLVFYGTHGERLKTMAVKAYQELDGKWLATDLGLADNDSLSSLRMCFKNFSFSEPPQARKEHARLSLLEKHPLVLPPGTEGSPETESADEGSSEARN
- the recA gene encoding recombinase RecA gives rise to the protein MSSKKSSPPVSEETANKKRALDAAVAQIEKNHGKGSIMTLGSQETMDIPTISTGCIQLDMCLGIGGLPKGRVVEIFGPESSGKTTLTLHAIAEAQRAGGVAAFIDAEHAFDAQYARKLGVDIDNLLVSQPDTGEQALDICETLVRSGAIDLIVVDSVAALVPAAEINGEMGDSHMGLQARLMSQALRKLTGILNRSHCCLIFINQLRMKIGVMFGNPETTTGGNALKFYASVRLDIRKIASLKEGEEVIGSRTKVKVVKNKVAAPFKQCEFDILYGTGISREGSLLDLATEMEIVQKSGTWFSYGKERIGQGREKARDFLKENRAMAEEIELKIRQTLAAGQADTKAGKGLSSNPADESWDNIEVTAQGE
- a CDS encoding nicotinamide-nucleotide amidohydrolase family protein encodes the protein MRIGVINIGDELLGGKILNTNQFDLSRIVSPLGHAVAFSLVVADDEEDIGRALDLASGRHAPSPADLLILTGGLGPTRDDLTRQAVAAWLGKPLRESAEALAWLEEFLGGMAAFVGRPKPMLSDGQRNQAFVPDGTRPLRNPAGTACGFAFEVNGIPAYSFPGVPAELDAMFRLHVLPGLTGDSILLEKKAWTWAWSEGAQREAFASLAWPAGFRFSSLPQERGVHLGLSVLCSPAEREQRAAELDAAWASMLAAIPRESLVDAGGLSLPEAVVSALKAKGATVSVAESCTGGGLGFLITETSGSSEVFRQGYLTYSNQAKTDLLGVDPAILAAHGAVSEATALAMARGCRERSGADFAAAVTGVAGPTGGTPEKSVGTVWIAVASKERAHARLVKLRGDRNSIRWRSAYWALNQLRLLISGQLV